CATACTCATCACTGCTCATTGCTGACAGCTTGCCTAGGACATCAAACTTAACtgttttaggaaaaaaaaagatttcttCCTCATTGTTGTTTAGTCTTTCTCCAAATGGGGAGGCACTCTTGCTGTTACAAGCAGAAGTTAAGGAAAGGTTTATGGTCACCTGAGGAAGATGAGAAGCTTTTGAGGCATATTACTAAGTATGGCCATGGTTGTTGGAGCTCTGTCCCCAAGCAAGCTGGTAATCAatcactttttcttttcttcctttctttattCCAATACCTACACTGTGTTTCTTCATTGTTTAATTACTTACTTCAAGGAGAAAGATTGATATTTCATGGTTTTTTTTACTTCTGCATGTGATGAATTGGCAGGTCTACAGAGGTGTGGGAAAAGTTGCAGATTAAGATGGATTAATTACTTAAGGCCTGATTTGAAAAGAGGCACATTCTCACAACAAGAAGAGAATCATATTATTGAACTTCATGCAGTTTTGGGGAATAGGTATTTTCTCATGTCAGTTGGAACatgttcatttctttttctaacGTTTTTCATTTGGCCACTCTGTCAACATTGTTGGACTTGTGTGGCTTTCCAGGTGGTCTCAGATTGCAGCACAATTACCTGGAAGAACCGACAATGAAATTAAGAACTTATGGAACTCTTGCTTAAAGAAGAAGCTGAGGCAAAGAGGCATTGACCCTGTAACACACAAACCACTTTCCGAAATAGAAAATGGAGAAGACAAGAATCAACCGACAAAAAGCTTAGATAAATCCTCTGTGGTATCTAATGAATTGAATCTGCTCAAAACAGAAAATACAAAGCCAAGTTCAATTTCAGTTGCTGCACAAGCCTATCAGTTGGAAATAGGAGGCTCTGCCATCTCAAAAGCAATGGACAgcaacaacatcaacaataaTTTGATGACATCTACATCAAACAAAGATAATTTCTTCCTCGATAGGTTTCCCAGTTCAAACCCCGAAAGCACCGTCGCCAACAGCCAGCCTTTAGATTCGGTGGGGCAGTTCCCCCTTCAACAATTGAATCGCATGTCGAATGCTAGCCTCTCAACAAGCTCTAATCCCAGTCTTTGGTTTGTGCAAACCAGCAAATCTTTAGGCATGAATTCTGAATTCTCTTCAAATGCTATTTCCACCATTCTCTCTCCTATCTCCACCTCATTCCTGCCAACGCCATCAGTGACTTTCAAGACTAGTTCTGGTACTCTTCCCTCTGATAGTCATTCAGTGCCCTCTTTTAACGTCAATGGATCCCGCTTCTGGGAATCTGTTCCCCCCAGTAGTAACAGTAATAGCAGCAGTCTAACTGTAAGCAGTAG
This sequence is a window from Mangifera indica cultivar Alphonso chromosome 5, CATAS_Mindica_2.1, whole genome shotgun sequence. Protein-coding genes within it:
- the LOC123216765 gene encoding transcription factor MYB61-like — its product is MGRHSCCYKQKLRKGLWSPEEDEKLLRHITKYGHGCWSSVPKQAGLQRCGKSCRLRWINYLRPDLKRGTFSQQEENHIIELHAVLGNRWSQIAAQLPGRTDNEIKNLWNSCLKKKLRQRGIDPVTHKPLSEIENGEDKNQPTKSLDKSSVVSNELNLLKTENTKPSSISVAAQAYQLEIGGSAISKAMDSNNINNNLMTSTSNKDNFFLDRFPSSNPESTVANSQPLDSVGQFPLQQLNRMSNASLSTSSNPSLWFVQTSKSLGMNSEFSSNAISTILSPISTSFLPTPSVTFKTSSGTLPSDSHSVPSFNVNGSRFWESVPPSSNSNSSSLTVSSSSTELQSNSSFFENSIFPWGLADCSSTEKEGQINLMENQPEDIKWPEYFQSPSLLMAAALQNQNPQSLYNEIKSETHFLADSSSGIWPDNQQQQENLQNSDICVKEIQRLTATYGHI